The nucleotide sequence GAAATGGCCGGTCAGGATAAGATTATTAATCTTACGCCTCCGGCGGTTTTTACGGGAGATCAGATAGTGGTTGATTTCCTTCAGATGCCAACAGTTTCACTACGGCTTCTCTCTGAGATGGGGATGCTTGAGATCAATATTGCAATTATGGAGGAGGTGCTGTAATGATACGCGGACTAATCGTGGATGACGCCGCAATAATGCGCTTACGTCTCCGTGAGATTCTTGAGCCCAGGTATGAAATCGTAGCGGAAGCCGGAGATGGTGATGAAGCCATTGAAATGTACGATAGATATAAACCGGATTTTGTTACTCTTGATATTTCCATGCCCAACACCAATGGTATGGAAGCCTTGGAAATTTTGATGAAGAGAACCCCTCCTCCACGGATCATTATCGTAAGTGCCGTAGGCCAGCAGCGACTGGTGATAAAAGCACTTCAGAGCGGGGCGAAAGATTTCGTTATAAAACCCTTCGAATCCCCCCGGGTGCTTAAAGCTGTTGAGAGGGTGATGTCTAACGGAAAAAATCCCGGTTGATGGAATACGTAATAAACTCAGGCAGTCAGGTTGTCCGGGTTACAGCTTTAATAAGCTGGCTGAGGACAGGTCAGGAAAAAATGTAGTACCCGGTGTGCTGATTCAAATCAATCTTCCTCTCCTGGCCGACGAGCTAACAACTGTCCCGGAAGTATATACGCATGTTTTAAGAGGGAGTTCATAGGGGGGGGCGACATCGCCTGTCCTTACTGGCCCCTGCCCAAAGAGAACTTGATAAACTGGCAACAAAGATAGAGAGCCAGTGGGTTAATATTTTAAAAAAGGGATAGACACTATTGCTGTATTGAATCTACTGATCCTGAATCCGTTCCTGCTCAATTCTCGATTTTTCCGGATGCGCAATCAGGTAGTCCGACAGCTCCCGTTCTTTCATTGACAGGTAATCGTACCAGGACCCTCGGTCAAGGAGTTCGCTCCGGACCGCATACTGCTTATGCTGACTGTATGTTTTGAAGTCCATTCCAATAGACAGGGTGTGGGGAAAGATGCGGCGGAAGCGGCCCAGGATCGCCAGCCCGTGGAGGTCCATGTCGCCCCAGTAGTACAGGCTTTTGCTCATCAGCCAGGGGACTTCTTTCAGTCGCTGACAGGCGTTCCCCTGCCCCCATATAAGCAGGGTTTCCTCTTGAGATTCTTTTTTCAGTTTTGAGGTAACAAGCAGCGGAAGGGGCCGGATAAAGCATGCCTTGTTTTCAATTATAAGGATCCGGTCAACTGGGAGTTCCATAGTGGAAATTTCTTCAACTGGGAAGATCCCCATGTCGGCATTGTAAAAAGAGTACGCTGATTCATAAAAGCGCATCCAGACCAGAAAATCACTGGAGTAAATAGGACTATCCAGATCAAGGGATTCTTTGCCCGTCTCTTCCAGTATTTTCTGGATGGGGGTTTTGTTCCGCTCAATAAATTTTGAGTCCAGGCTGACAGGAAGGGAACGGCGGTTCAGCCCGCTCAGGTCAGTGTTGGTGTGAAGTTCCGCCAACTGGTGAGCGGTGCTGATGATATCCGGCCATTTCTCGAGGTAGCGTAGAATAATTGAAATGTTTTCGCATATCCACCGGTCTGGCAGAGAGAAGGTCTTTCGGGTAAGTTCAATGGCCTCGATAAAAGCTGCTGTCTCCGTCTCTTTTCGGATAAACCGGAAAAAGTCTTTCTGTGTCTCAAAGTAAATCGTCTTGGGCCGGGTTTGGGTTCCAAACTTTCTTGTTCTGATGGTTTCGAATTCAATGATATACCCGAACCCTTTTTGTGCTTTGGCCTGTGCTTCAAGGCTCCGGATCTGCCGTACTGCCTTGTTATATTGGCTGAAATCAATTTTAAGATTGATCCTCGGTCGGTAGGGGAAGACAGATTTCCCCGTGACCAATGTTTTCAGAAATTCAGGGTAGCGGGTTAATAATTTGTTTCGCAGCTCTTCGGGGCTTATCATTGATTGGTGGCCTGCATTTCCCGGTAGTTGTCCATACTTAGATGATGAGGCACAGCATACTCTTTCTGTTTCTCGATAAAACAGACTGATCCGATGTGTTTTTCGACTATATTGATCCTGTCAAGGGGAGTAATGATCATTAGCTGTAGACCCATGGTTTTAAACAGATCCATGGCGAATTCTGAATTCTCCGGATCGACCTTGGAGAAAATTTCATCCACAATAATAAAGCGGAAGGAGCGTCCGGTCTGCTCGTGCTGTTCACGGTTGAGCCCGTATTGGTAGGCTATGGCGGAAGCGAGGATCGTATAGGCAAGTTTGGCCTTTTCTCCTCCGGAAAGGCTCATGGAATCCTCGTAGTACTGTTTCTGCTCATCGTTATCCCGGTACAATTCTATTGCGCCGAACTCCAGCCAGTTGCGTACATCCAGGACTTTCTTTCGCCATGTATCGTCCTCGGAGAGTTTCGAGATAAGCTCCTGTATCCGGATAAAGGATGTTTCCAGTTCAGCTTCACTGTTTTCTCCTCCGCTTCCGATTTGCCTGGCGTTTCCCATAGAGCTTCTTAAAAGGGCCCGGAACTCCTGAATGGCTACATCCCGGGAGCCCCTGGTATCAAGGCGTATGTAGGTTTCCGGCAGTCTGGAATATCGGACAGAAAATAGAGAGCGGTTGAGGTTGCCGATATCTTCCCTGATCTTTTTCTCGGTAAGATCAAGGGTATTGCTGAAGGAGATGATGTTTTCGAACATCCGCTCATTCATGAACTTGCGAAAGTCTTTTTTATATTTCGGCAGGTCGTCCTTCTGTATTCTATCATGGACCGAAATAAAATCATCAAGGAATTCCGGGCTGGCGGAGAGATGATACGTATCTGATGACCAGCCGGGAAAAATCCTTGCAAGTTCAGCTCCGGGGGATAAAAACCGGTTCATGGCATTGGTCAGGTCACGGCCGGCCTTGTCGATTCTCTTTGCGGTGTTCTCGATGTTAGAACGGACCTTCTCCATTGCAGTTATCTGCTGGGATTTAATCTCTTCAATGGGGTCGAGGCCCTCGGTTTGCTTGCGGGAGAGCAGTTTTTCTATAAACGGGGAAACGCTGTCGAGTTCCGACTGCTGTGTTTCCCCGAGTTTCTCCAGCAACCCCTGGCTGGCCTTTATCTGTTCCTTCAGGGTGATGATCTTCTGTTTGCACAGGGCTATATTCTCAAGAAGAGTATCGCGTTTTTTTTCCGTTTTCCTGCGGGCTTCTTCCAGTTCCTCTTTCTTTACTTCCAACGCTCTCAGAGCGTCCGCACTCTGCAGCAGGGACGTTTTCTGGATTTCCAGATCGCTGATCCTTTCGGCAGTCTCTGTCCAGTCGATTTCATTGTAATATTCAAAGGCGATAATTGTCCTTCCGGCTTCTATTTTATCCCTCAGCTTTGCGATTATCTGGCGGAGCTTGTTTACGGATCTTTTGAGGTCTTCCAGGATCTCACCGGTATTCCGGTGCTGTTCCTGCAGATAGGCGATCTTCCGGCTGTTGTTCCAGCCGAGAACATAGCGGTCCCTATTCCACCGTCCGGGACGATCGTCTTTTTCGTGTTTTCGTCTACCTTTTACCAAACCCCGGGACGTAACAGCATAGGCTGTGTGGGAAAACTCTTTCAGATCATCAGTACATAGATAGTCAAAGCGATCAAGGAGTGTAGATGCCAGCCAGGAGGAGAATGGGGTGTCCGGGCGTACCTCCAGTTTTGCCGGCAGGGTTGCAGGATCTGGAGCAAAAAGTTCTTCTTTGCTATCGCTTTGGTTTTCTCTTCGGCTATCCGATATCCGGTAGTAGATTAGTCTGCCTTTAAGGTCGGTGGTATTAATGTAGGCAGTCGCCCGCTGATAGAGGACTTCGGGAACCAGGATACTCAGGGCGAAGCTGTGCAGCAGTTTCTCCGCTGCCGGTTCCCAGCGTCTTTCCTCTTCCCGTACTTGTATTAGTTCTCCCGAAAAGGGCAGTTCTGCAGGGTCCGCTTCAAGGGCATCACAGAGTTGCTTTCGCAACTGAAGGGATCTTGAAGGAATGTTTGATCGGCGATCCCGAAGGGATTTGATCTCCTTTTCCAATTCCGAGGAGATGCTTTCCTGGTCTTCCTGCTTCCGTTCGGTGTTGCGAAGGTTTCTTTCCGCCTCTGCAACCTGATTTTGCGTTTCCTCGATAAGTGTCCGCACCGTGCTCCTGTTTGTGTTGAAGGTCCGGGCGGATGACGGGGCGGGCAGGCCCAGGGCTTCAGAGCATTTTAAATAACGGGTATGGCGTTGTTTGAGCTCCATTATCCTTACCCGTGCTCCCGAAAGGTTGTTTTCGATTTCTCTGAGTCTGCCGGAGGTCGAATCCTGCGCGATGGCAGCGTTTACTGATTCCAGTTCTCGCTCTGTATTCTCCTTTTCCTGTTCAATTCTGTCTTTTTCCGACAGATACCTTTCCCGCCGGGCAGATTGTTCAGCGTGAATCTCTTCCGCTTTCTTCTGAATACGGGCGGCAAAGAAGAAAGGGATCCCCTGGCTGATACTGTGCAGTCGTTCCGACTCCTCCTGTACCGTGCGGTATTTCTTACCGTTCTCCTTTATTATAGTAAGTAACTCCAGCTGCTTTTCCGCCATCTCTATCTTGTTGTGGGTCTGCAGGAGGTCCTGATAATTGCCTTTGAGTTTGTGAAAGTCCTCCTCCATTCCTGGCTCTTCTATCATGTGGGAGCGGATAAAAGCATTCAGGTTTTCAATCTGTTTTACGCCGACTATCTGGGAGAAGAGGTTCAGTGCTTTCTCGGAGCGAAGTCCCAGGGCCCGGATAAGGTACTGCTGATATTTTGCGAAACTATCGTGCCAGGCGATGCCCGGGATATTGCTCAAGCGCTTGCGGTATTCCCGTTTTGCATCCAGAGGCTGGAAATGCTCCTGAATGTGTAAGGGTGCGTCGGCGGTAATGTACTCTTTTTGAAGCCCTGACGCGGAAAACCACCGGATCTGGGCGAGGCAAAAGGAAGAGTTGCTGAGACTATTGCTGAATCCAGCGATCAGAATGGAGTAACAGCTTTTATCCCTTAGGTTGGATACGGCAGAACGGCCGGCATCATCGTTACGGATACTACCGTAGGCCCCCAGTACATAGGACTCTTCGGTGCGGTCCCGTTTTCGTTCGCTTCCGGAGGACTGGTTGTAATGGCGTCTGACCGGGGGAACCAGGAGGGTAACCAGGGCATCCGCCAGAGTCGTCTTCCCTGAACCGTTTGCCCCGGTAATCAGGATGGATTCGGAGTCTGGTTTGATCCGCCATATTTTCTCGTGAAATCCGCCCCAGTTGTAGATCTCGAGATACGCCAGCCGGAACCCGCTGTCGATAATCTGTTCGGGGAATAGTATCTCCATATTTACTTTTCTCCACCAGTGAGTTTTGACTTGAACTCATCTATGAACTCCGGAGTCACTCTGGCTTTCATTATTGGCTGGATCTCGTAGCGGGGATCATCGCTTTTCAGCTCAGCAGATACCGGGCGGATATATTTAAGGCGTTCCAGGACGGAAATGTGTTTATCCAGGTCACGAATAAGACGTACTTCGTCGCCGGAATCAGGAAAGTAGACGCGAAGTTTGTCCCGTATCTGTGAAAGGCTGATAAACACCTTGAGGCTGTCGCTCTTATCCGGATCGAAACGTTCCAGTTCCTCCCTTAACAGAATCGCAAGCAGGGAGACTTCGAAGGAAAGAGGCCGGCGTGGAGTAAGTCGCGGAAGGTTCTCTTCCTCCTGCCCGTCTTTCTGAGTGATAAAGGCGAAACCTTCGGCTTCGGAGAGAACAAGTTCAAGGCCAATACGGGAGAGGTAGTCGGCGGTTTTCCGCTGCAATACCAGTAGTTCTCCCCAAATTGGGTCGTCGTAATAGAGGGGCCCTTTTAGCAGTTTGAGGACCAGGGGTGCGAAATCGGCGTGTTCAGTCATGATCTGTTCCTTCGTTTGAGAAAAGAACCTGGGGTATATTTATTCTCCGCGTTATATCGTCAAAGCTGTAGGTAAACGAAAACCCGGTCTCCAGGATTCTATTATGCGGACTGCGGCTTGCAATATCCAGATATGCGACAATTTCAGCAAGCCCTTTTTTCGGGGGATACGTTGAAAGCAGATGTTCCAGAGAGACTGATGTTCTGTGATCCAGCTCTCTGGCGATGGTTTTTTCCAGCAGGCCGTAATCGATGTAAAAAAGATTTGCCAGAGGTGAAAGGTCTGGAGAATCAAGCTCGGGTTCTTCAGGAGGACTGAAATCGGTATCTTCCTGAAGAACAGAAAGAGGTCGCTCCATGGGCAGGTAAATCTCCGGATCAGTCTCGATGAGCATTAATGAGTCTTCATTCGGCAGATCGCTGTTCAGATTAAGTACCATTGTCTTGATTTCGTTTATCTTATCAAGAAGAACCCGGGAGCGTTCAGCCTCGGGGCCGACTATTATGCGGTTCAGTCGTTCCGTCAAACGGCGGTTGGAGTCTATTATGCGCTTGCCTGCGTTCAGCAGGAGCGGTTTAAGGCGCAGTAGAAAAGTATCGCCGTTCTCCATTCCCCGCTGGGTCATAAAATTGAAGATCTTTTCTACCAGCGTGTTTATCTCATCCCTGCCGTAATCGGTTACCAGGAAGTTCCAGAACGCATCGAAGCTTTTTCCCTGAGGAGTATTATGCAGTTCGTCTGCTGCATTGAGTGCGGCCTTGAGGATACGTCCCCTGGAGGAGCTGTACTCGACCTCCTCCTTGTAAATACGGTTCAGTATTCTCCGGAAGTTTTCTTCAACACTGGAAAAATCGGCAATCAGATCACGGGCACTTCTGGAAAGTTCAAAAAGCTGTTCACCCATTTGCCGTCTATCCAGAGAATC is from Marispirochaeta sp. and encodes:
- a CDS encoding Wadjet anti-phage system protein JetD domain-containing protein, translated to MISPEELRNKLLTRYPEFLKTLVTGKSVFPYRPRINLKIDFSQYNKAVRQIRSLEAQAKAQKGFGYIIEFETIRTRKFGTQTRPKTIYFETQKDFFRFIRKETETAAFIEAIELTRKTFSLPDRWICENISIILRYLEKWPDIISTAHQLAELHTNTDLSGLNRRSLPVSLDSKFIERNKTPIQKILEETGKESLDLDSPIYSSDFLVWMRFYESAYSFYNADMGIFPVEEISTMELPVDRILIIENKACFIRPLPLLVTSKLKKESQEETLLIWGQGNACQRLKEVPWLMSKSLYYWGDMDLHGLAILGRFRRIFPHTLSIGMDFKTYSQHKQYAVRSELLDRGSWYDYLSMKERELSDYLIAHPEKSRIEQERIQDQ
- a CDS encoding DUF3375 family protein, which gives rise to MDYYGLRRLFDDQPLLRLFRRQDPALVIAALYELFKKRERLTVTYDDAVLELGLFLDDMAEPDSEKMDSMVRAKKLIQEWCRHDNRFLRRYLDQSGVPVLELTPHTERAIRLIEDMSRVSYVATESRFTDILHRLRRLTRESIADPEEKIAELKKEQAELQTEIDLIREHGEVDSLDRRQMGEQLFELSRSARDLIADFSSVEENFRRILNRIYKEEVEYSSSRGRILKAALNAADELHNTPQGKSFDAFWNFLVTDYGRDEINTLVEKIFNFMTQRGMENGDTFLLRLKPLLLNAGKRIIDSNRRLTERLNRIIVGPEAERSRVLLDKINEIKTMVLNLNSDLPNEDSLMLIETDPEIYLPMERPLSVLQEDTDFSPPEEPELDSPDLSPLANLFYIDYGLLEKTIARELDHRTSVSLEHLLSTYPPKKGLAEIVAYLDIASRSPHNRILETGFSFTYSFDDITRRINIPQVLFSNEGTDHD
- a CDS encoding SbcC/MukB-like Walker B domain-containing protein; this encodes MEILFPEQIIDSGFRLAYLEIYNWGGFHEKIWRIKPDSESILITGANGSGKTTLADALVTLLVPPVRRHYNQSSGSERKRDRTEESYVLGAYGSIRNDDAGRSAVSNLRDKSCYSILIAGFSNSLSNSSFCLAQIRWFSASGLQKEYITADAPLHIQEHFQPLDAKREYRKRLSNIPGIAWHDSFAKYQQYLIRALGLRSEKALNLFSQIVGVKQIENLNAFIRSHMIEEPGMEEDFHKLKGNYQDLLQTHNKIEMAEKQLELLTIIKENGKKYRTVQEESERLHSISQGIPFFFAARIQKKAEEIHAEQSARRERYLSEKDRIEQEKENTERELESVNAAIAQDSTSGRLREIENNLSGARVRIMELKQRHTRYLKCSEALGLPAPSSARTFNTNRSTVRTLIEETQNQVAEAERNLRNTERKQEDQESISSELEKEIKSLRDRRSNIPSRSLQLRKQLCDALEADPAELPFSGELIQVREEERRWEPAAEKLLHSFALSILVPEVLYQRATAYINTTDLKGRLIYYRISDSRRENQSDSKEELFAPDPATLPAKLEVRPDTPFSSWLASTLLDRFDYLCTDDLKEFSHTAYAVTSRGLVKGRRKHEKDDRPGRWNRDRYVLGWNNSRKIAYLQEQHRNTGEILEDLKRSVNKLRQIIAKLRDKIEAGRTIIAFEYYNEIDWTETAERISDLEIQKTSLLQSADALRALEVKKEELEEARRKTEKKRDTLLENIALCKQKIITLKEQIKASQGLLEKLGETQQSELDSVSPFIEKLLSRKQTEGLDPIEEIKSQQITAMEKVRSNIENTAKRIDKAGRDLTNAMNRFLSPGAELARIFPGWSSDTYHLSASPEFLDDFISVHDRIQKDDLPKYKKDFRKFMNERMFENIISFSNTLDLTEKKIREDIGNLNRSLFSVRYSRLPETYIRLDTRGSRDVAIQEFRALLRSSMGNARQIGSGGENSEAELETSFIRIQELISKLSEDDTWRKKVLDVRNWLEFGAIELYRDNDEQKQYYEDSMSLSGGEKAKLAYTILASAIAYQYGLNREQHEQTGRSFRFIIVDEIFSKVDPENSEFAMDLFKTMGLQLMIITPLDRINIVEKHIGSVCFIEKQKEYAVPHHLSMDNYREMQATNQ
- a CDS encoding DUF4194 domain-containing protein; this translates as MTEHADFAPLVLKLLKGPLYYDDPIWGELLVLQRKTADYLSRIGLELVLSEAEGFAFITQKDGQEEENLPRLTPRRPLSFEVSLLAILLREELERFDPDKSDSLKVFISLSQIRDKLRVYFPDSGDEVRLIRDLDKHISVLERLKYIRPVSAELKSDDPRYEIQPIMKARVTPEFIDEFKSKLTGGEK
- a CDS encoding response regulator; translated protein: MIRGLIVDDAAIMRLRLREILEPRYEIVAEAGDGDEAIEMYDRYKPDFVTLDISMPNTNGMEALEILMKRTPPPRIIIVSAVGQQRLVIKALQSGAKDFVIKPFESPRVLKAVERVMSNGKNPG